The Musa acuminata AAA Group cultivar baxijiao chromosome BXJ3-6, Cavendish_Baxijiao_AAA, whole genome shotgun sequence region AAGACGGTTCACTTTAGATTTATGCAGATAATATGTGGAATAATTTACATTGTTGTGACTTCTCCTAACCGCCACTATCATGAATTACCGATGTCGTAGATACACACTCTTAATCGGTTGTCAGGCTGAATCTTCACTTCTGTTGATTTTCTATATGTTAATAATGTTAAAAATGTTAAATAAGATCATGTAATATCCTACTAATTTAAGTTTTTAGATGTTACGACATTCCGCAAAAATTTAATATGATATCAGAATGGAAGGCCTTGTTTTACACACTCTGTGACCAGAGAGATTGTCTCAAGTACCGGCTTAAGCTCTCCAATGCAATGGTATTGGTCAAAAAATTAAGAGGTGTTTTTGCCTACTTGGATGCAGGATCAAAACAGGTACAATGCTGGAAGAGGAGGGCATATAAACCTCAGACGTGCAGAGAAGGCACGGATCATTATCAGCAAAATCCCAGGTACTAAGCATCTCAAATCCTGCATCATACTAACCTTCTATACTATATACCTGACCGAAGAAATAAATTCTTTTTCAGCTATGGTGGACAATCTTATAAGTAGAACTTTTGCCTGGGAAGATGACAGAAATAAAATTTTTCTGTACGATGGGGTGAGTTTAGAGTTTCAATCTTTTTCTTGTTTGTTCTCTGGCTCTTTCTTCATTGATTGATGCTATTCCCAAATTCCAGGTTCGCTTAGTATCTATTCTCGAGGAGCATAAACTTACCAGACAacacaaagaagaagagaaaaggaggCTTCGGGTATCTGTCGCTTGATAAACTAGAATACATCTTCCATTGACCTCATATGAGCAAGCAGTTTTTGTTGCAGGATCAAAAGAAGCTACACTCTCTGCTACTCACGGAGAAGGAAGCATCGTTTGGTGCCAAATCAGTGGCTAAGAGGAGTAACAGTCTCGGTAGAAAGCCAAGCGGGTATCAGGTGAATGGGTTCATGACGCCGGCACCACGACGGCTATCTGCCGGAGGTGCAACCCCGGAGCTTCTCACCCCGCGCTCGTATTCTTCTGGCCGCCATAATGGGTACTTCAAAGAGACGAGGCGGCTGTCTGCCACGCCATTGAACTTTGTCGCCATACCAAAGGATGACTCCATGTCCACACTCACGTCCGTCAGTGGTTCAGAACCCGAGTCTCCGCTGCTAAATCGAAGTTCACTGCTTTGGGACACAAATCAAGTCATGAAATAGAGGAGGAGAAACAGATTTCTAGCATGTATAAAGAGAATGTATACCAGCTGTTTTCAGTGTGTTTGTTGCTTGCTACCTTAGGGGGTTTGGTCGTTCGACTGTGGTTGGTGATGTTTGAGTTAGCCAACTTTTAGGATGTACAAGAATGCTAATTAACTTTGGTGTTGTGCGCTGGTTTTGTTTCTTTCCCTTCAACTATATTTTTACGCATTATGTTGTCTATAAATTTCACGAGTTTCAAAACATTTTAATACAAATTATTgcatcaaatattatatatatatattatgttcatATATAAATTCGAATTTGGGatctattatttatttaatgATATATTAATCAATGGGGATATGTCTGTCAAAACAACATCCATGTCTCACGTGAGCCGCAGGTGGCTCAAGGGATAAGCCACCTGTCTTCGCAACCGAGTAGATCTGCACATCCACAATAGCCAGTCTCCAGACCGTAGCTTCGAGTCATGGACGCCGCCGACGCCGAAGTCGTGATCGAAGTGCCCTTTCTCGCTCGCGTCTACAAGAGCGGCCGCGTCGAGCGGTTCCTCGGCAACGACGTGCTTCCTGCCGGGGTCGACCCTGCCACCGGCGTCGCATCCAAGGACGTCATCGTTGACCCAGCCACCAACCTGACTCTGCGCCTCTACCTACCGGACCTCGCCGGTAGCTCCTCCGAGAGGAAGCTCCCCGTCCTCGTCTACTACCACGGGGGTGGCTTCGTCATCGAGACCGCCTTCTCCCCGACGTACCACAACTACCTCAACTCCCTCGTGGCCGCGGCCGGCGTGGTGGCGGTGTCCGTGGAATACCGCCGCGCGCCGGAGCACCCGCTCCCGGCCGCGTACGACGACTCGTGGGCGGCTCTCCGGTGGGTGGCGTCGCGGCCAGCGGAGGAGGCGTGGCTATCGGAGCGGGGGGACCTGGGGCGCGTGTTCTTGGCCGGGGACAGCGCGGGAGCCAACATAGTGCACCAGATGGCCGTGCGGGCGGCGGATGAGGGACTGGGAGGCGGAGCCGCCATCAGAGGGCTGGTGCTGATCCACCCCTTCTTCTGGGGAGCTGAGCCGCTGGAGTCGGAGAGCCGGGACCCGAATGCGAGGGAGTGGGTGGGGCGGATATGGGCGTTCGTGCGGCCCGGGACGGCGGGG contains the following coding sequences:
- the LOC135641786 gene encoding probable carboxylesterase 12, yielding MDAADAEVVIEVPFLARVYKSGRVERFLGNDVLPAGVDPATGVASKDVIVDPATNLTLRLYLPDLAGSSSERKLPVLVYYHGGGFVIETAFSPTYHNYLNSLVAAAGVVAVSVEYRRAPEHPLPAAYDDSWAALRWVASRPAEEAWLSERGDLGRVFLAGDSAGANIVHQMAVRAADEGLGGGAAIRGLVLIHPFFWGAEPLESESRDPNAREWVGRIWAFVRPGTAGLDAPWINPLAEGAPSLARLPCSRVLVTVAEKDLLRCRGQAYYAALKRSGWEGEARLLETEGEQHVFHLQSPKSDKALAKLQAVAAFLTAD